ATAAAACAAGAGCGCTCCGTTGAAAAGAGCGCTCTTAAAATTTTATAGGATAAACGGTTGAATGGTCGCGTATTAAAATCAGAAGAGAACTACGCTGATCTTTTTGACCATGGGATGCAGCAACGGCCTACCCTATTAATCTAAATATTATGCCAAAATTGAAAAAGCACACTTTTCAAACTATAAATATTTATTTAGCAATAAGTTATAGGCATAGCAAGGGAATTATCGGCAAACAGGATTCCCCAAACAGGCAGCCCGATTCCCACTCTTGTTTTTCTAAAAAGCCGGTTTCCCTGTCTGGTAAGGACGCTGTTTTCGCAGATATTTACCAATCAACCCGAAGCTTGAGGAAAAAAAAATTATCTTGCAACAGTTAAAAGTCATCCCATCGGCTTTTCGTCCATTTGAGTAACATCATCAGCATACCTGTAGCCGCAGCAACCAGCGATGCGGAGCTTCTGGATCAGTTTAAACTTAAAGGAGATCAGGAGGCTTTGGCGCATTTATACCTGAGATACAGCGACTTAATTTATGGGGTTTGCCTGAAATACCTGGAAGATGCGGAAGACGCAAAAGACGCCGTGATGAATATCTATGAGGAGCTCGGAAATAAGCTGCTGAAGCATGAGGTTCAGAACTTTAAAAGCTGGTTATACGTTTTGGCCAAGAATCATTGCCTGATGATCCTGCGAGCCGCCAGGAAAAATATAACGGTTAATTTAGATACGCAGCTTGTGCAATCGGGCGATTTTTCGCATCTGGATGATATCATTGAAAAAGAAGAAGCATTTAAAAAGCTGGAAAAATGTATGAAAGCGCTTCCGTCGGAACAGGAAAAGACGATCCGCCTGTTTTATTATGATAATAAATGCTATAATGAAATAGCGGAAACAACAGGAATGGAATGGAATAAAGTACGTAGCCTGATCCAGAATGGAAGAAGGAATTTAAAAAACTGCATGGATAAAAATGCCAACTGATCCTACATATCAGTATACAATTGAAGATATCCGGCGCTATCTCAGCGGCAGTATGTCTTCTGCAGAAATGCATGACATGGAGAAAGCCGCATTGTCGGATCCGTTTCTGGCGGATGCACTGGATGGTTACGGAACGGCCACACCCGCTGTAACTGATATGCACCTGAATGAGATCCGGGGCCGTATCAGCGGACAAAAAGTTGAAACGACCCGGCGGGCTCCGGTGGTGGCACTGCATAGAACCAAATGGTGGCGCGGCCTGGCTGCTGCTGCGGTTATTGGTATTATGGCAGCCGGAGCCTGGTTTTTTATGCGCCCCGATGCCGCTACCACCGGTCAGATCGCCGGAAACACCCCACTGGTAACAGCTCCTGTTTCCCGGCCCTCCACCGATTCCGCCACGGTTCAAAGCGATCGCCTTGCAAACACTGCAGT
The sequence above is a segment of the Niabella agricola genome. Coding sequences within it:
- a CDS encoding RNA polymerase sigma factor, with the translated sequence MSNIISIPVAAATSDAELLDQFKLKGDQEALAHLYLRYSDLIYGVCLKYLEDAEDAKDAVMNIYEELGNKLLKHEVQNFKSWLYVLAKNHCLMILRAARKNITVNLDTQLVQSGDFSHLDDIIEKEEAFKKLEKCMKALPSEQEKTIRLFYYDNKCYNEIAETTGMEWNKVRSLIQNGRRNLKNCMDKNAN